A single genomic interval of Anopheles marshallii chromosome 2, idAnoMarsDA_429_01, whole genome shotgun sequence harbors:
- the LOC128710163 gene encoding mRNA (2'-O-methyladenosine-N(6)-)-methyltransferase — MNDVGMNSKTENILSAAPSAWDQLTNPSLAEQHQAQQQQQLPQHQQQAQSPQMQASSPTTVSAPLLTPTKTTPPDVAHIPSGVAPGAVPGAAIGANFNEELSPELTQQGWRKFWSKREGRPYFWNKLTGESLWEPPGLNRGPQQFDPLTDPLGICSNGPLPHPHNSYNNSHPSPHNHNTLKRRASEDAQHSGHLPPGGGGTGGPPPLKKYVLPGPWDLEVPTNVLIYERLPTTFPQPYPEVEALRGSLTLRLAKTYEDLCNKRESIAPPKDSFQRWLIERRIIDQGVDPLLPSQCQPEISQQMYREILRDIPIKIVKPKFTGDARKQLSRYCDAAKKIVERRGASEESKKIVKWNADEAYEWLRRTVGASYEDFQDRLAHLQRQCEPHIIATVRVSVEQLCAKLYHLSVQHARNIRERHAHILKEHGIPELTAPLQPPVTRKVWCYPVQFALPSPRMPQIDYINDRDHMVIKYTNSAVMAAPDTHVVNISHLQKLEQLYRYNCFDDKKFDFFIGRAYCMLKRYATFLGNNANPNQQEPELTQAALPAVVFECLHHHFNVTFECFASPLNCYFRQYCSVFGDTDSFFGSRGSFLDFKPVSGSFQVNPPYCEELIDASLQHIDRLLTDSVEPLSFIVFLQEWKDPPLKCLSKVEDSPYKRKQVVVMGMEHEYRHGLQHCIPKSEVNFKSIVGTMVVWLQNAAGYARWAPTETRVDALLEAFRPGRERDRDKATATTVPVQPSCSASASSPDVVPPGNSSAGDIPATGPGKPSTPATV; from the exons ATGAATGACGTTGGTATGAACAGTAAAACCGAGAACATACTTTCGGCGGCCCCATCCGCATGGGATCAGTTGACGAACCCTTCGCTGGCCGAGCAACACCaggcacaacagcaacagcagctgccgcagcaccaacaacagGCACAATCGCCACAAATGCAGGCATCCAGTCCCACCACGGTCAGTGCACCTTTGCTAACACCCACGAAAACGACACCACCCGATGTGGCTCACAtaccatcgggtgtagcgccCGGTGCCGTTCCCGGTGCGGCGATCGGAGCCAACTTCAACGAAGAGCTTTCCCCCGAGCTTACACAGCAAGGTTGGCGCAAATTTTGGTCGAAACGCGAAGGACGACCATACTTCTGGAACAAACTGACCGGTGAATCGCTGTGGGAACCGCCCGGTCTAAACCGTGGACCGCAGCAGTTCGATCCGTTAACGGATCCGCTCGGTATCTGCAGCAACGGACCGCTTCCGCATCCGCACAACAGTTACAACAATTCACACCCATCGCCTCACAACCACAATACGCTGAAACGACGTGCCTCGGAGGATGCCCAGCATTCCGGCCACCTGCcaccgggtggtggtggaactGGTGGGCCACCACCGCTGAAAAAGTACGTCCTGCCCGGTCCCTGGGATCTGGAGGTGCCCACGAACGTGCTCATCTACGAACGGTTGCCCACCACCTTTCCGCAGCCCTACCCGGAGGTGGAAGCGCTCCGTGGTTCACTCACGCTCCGGCTGGCCAAAACGTACGAGGATCTGTGCAATAAGCGGGAATCGATCGCACCGCCGAAAGATTCCTTCCAGCGGTGGCTGATCGAGCGGCGAATCATCGACCAGGGCGTGGATCCGCTGCTGCCGAGCCAGTGCCAACCGGAAATCTCACAACAGATGTATCGCGAAATACTGCGCGACATTCCGATCAAGATCGTGAAGCCGAAGTTTACCGGTGACGCACGGAAGCAGCTGTCGCGGTACTGTGATGCAGCGAAAAAGATCGTCGAGCGGCGGGGCGCCAGCGAGGAGAGCAAAAAGATCGTCAAGTGGAACGCGGACGAAGCGTACGAGTGGTTGCGGCGAACGGTGGGCGCCAGCTACGAAGACTTCCAGGATCGGCTCGCACACCTGCAGCGCCAATGCGAACCGCAcatcatcgcaacggtgcgcGTCAGTGTGGAGCAGCTGTGTGCCAAGCTGTACCACCTTTCGGTGCAGCACGCGCGCAACATCCGCGAACGGCACGCACACATCCTGAAGGAGCACGGCATCCCGGAACTGACGGCACCGTTACAGCCGCCCGTCACGCGCAAGGTTTGGTGCTACCCGGTGCAGTTTGCGCTTCCTTCACCGCGTATGCCCCAGATCGATTACATTAACGACCGCGATCACATGGTCATCAAGTACACGAACTCCGCGGTAATGGCAGCACCCGATACGCACGTGGTAAACATATCGCACCTCCAGAAGCTGGAGCAACTGTACCGGTACAACTGTTTCGATGATAAAAAGTTCGATTTCTTCATCGGGCGGGCGTACTGTATGTTGAAACGATACGCCACCTTTCTGGGGAACAATGCGAACCCGAACCAGCAGGAACCGGAACTGACGCAGGCCGCCCTACCGGCGGTTGTGTTCGAGTGTTTGCACCATCACTTCAACGTgacgtttgaatgttttgcaagCCCGCTGAACTGCTACTTTCGGCAGTACTGTTCGGTGTTCGGGGATACGGATTCATTTTTCGGCTCGAGAGGTTCGTTTCTGGATTTCAAACCAGTGTCCGGTTCGTTTCAGGTGAATCCACCGTACTGCGAGGAATTGATCGACGCCAGCCTGCAGCATATTGACCGCTTGCTAACCGATTCGGTCGAACCGTTAAG CTTCATCGTGTTCCTACAGGAATGGAAAGATCCGCCGTTAAAATGCCTCTCGAAAGTCGAGGACAGCCCGTACAAACGCAAACAGGTGGTCGTGATGGGTATGGAGCATGAGTATCGCCATGGGCTGCAGCATTGTATACCAAA ATCGGAGGTGAACTTTAAAAGCATCGTCGGTACGATGGTGGTGTGGTTACAAAATGCAGCCGGGTACGCACGATGGGCCCCGACCGAGACACGTGTCGACGCACTGCTGGAAGCATTCCGTCCGGGTCGCGAACGAGATCGGGACAAGGCGACCGCTACCACCGTACCTGTACAGCCGAGCTGTTCTGCCAGCGCGAGCTCACCCGACGTCGTACCGCCCGGTAACAGTAGTGCCGGCGACATCCCGGCCACCGGGCCCGGTAAACCATCGACCCCGGCCACTGTTTGA
- the LOC128710164 gene encoding protein 60A-like produces the protein MIKFKLCSVVVPLYVLIGMVQSTGFYIDNGVDQTVREKSVELHERQEIEHEILELLGLPDRPNKKHVHPSLRKSAPQFLLNIYHKFTEESNGGHRTRRKRYADGSNLFTIADERAIGESDVIMSFLNKANRHLPKIRHHRDGHRLWFDTTEIGAGGDTNQLLYASLRMYKNRSTDRPWDAIVRGRQIVVRASLIGGYDAIKDGHRLEYIGEQSVPYNYEGWVELNATQAMQRWVVDRVGNKGIFVEVYYAESPRKELLPDEVGLILSNRFGRYQPFLVGYCKGPELVQPTASISGGTGTGGRSKRSIRRTAGKRTERIRNPFLERFAGATEREKSCQIQTLYVSFRDLNWQDWIIAPDGFGAFFCFGECNFPLNTHMNATNHALIQTLVHLMHPTRVPKPCCAPTKLNPISVLYHIDDANINLKKYKNMVVKSCGCL, from the exons ATGATTAAATTCAAACTGTGCAGCGTGGTGGTTCCGTTGTACGTATTAATCGGAATGGTGCAGTCGACCGGGTTCTACATCGACAACGGTGTCGATCAGACCGTCCGGGAGAAGAGCGTCGAGCTGCACGAACGTCAGGAAATTGAACATGAAATTCTCGAACTGCTCGGACTTCCAGATCGGCCTAATAAAAAGCACGTGCATCCTTCGTTAAG GAAGTCAGCGCCACAGTTCTTGTTGAACATCTACCACAAGTTCACGGAGGAATCGAACGGCGGACACCGAACGCGCCGAAAGCGGTACGCAGACGGTAGCAATCTGTTCACGATCGCCGACGAGCGGGCGATCGGCGAGAGTGACGTGATCATGTCCTTCCTGAACAAAGCCAACCGCCATCTGCCCAAGATTCGGCATCACCGCGATGGACATCGGCTCTGGTTCGACACGACAGAGATCGGTGCCGGTGGGGACACCAATCAGCTGCTGTACGCGAGCCTGCGCATGTACAAGAACCGAAGCACCGACCGGCCCTGGGATGCGATCGTACGCGGTCGTCAGATAGTGGTGCGGGCTTCACTGATCGGTGGGTACGACGCGATTAAAGATGGCCACCGGTTGGAGTACATTGGTGAGCAGTCGGTGCCTTACAACTACGAAGGATGGGTTGAGCTTAATGCCACCCAGGCCATGCAACGGTGGGTTGTCGATCGGGTCGGTAACAAGGGCATATTCGTGGAGGTGTACTATGCGGAGAGTCCTCGCAAGGAGTTGCTACCGGACGAGGTGGGCCTAATCCTATCGAACCGTTTCGGACGCTATCAGCCATTTCTCGTGGGCTACTGTAAGGGACCGGAGCTGGTGCAACCCACGGCATCCATTTCCGGCGGTACCGGCACCGGTGGACGTTCGAAGCGTAGCATTCGGCGCACCGCCGGTAAGCGTACCGAGCGGATCCGCAATCCCTTCCTCGAACGGTTCGCCGGTGCGACGGAGCGGGAAAAGAGCTGCCAAATTCAAACGCTGTACGTGAGCTTCCGCGATCTCAACTGGCAGGACTGGATCATCGCACCGGACGGGTTCGGGGCGTTCTTTTGCTTTGGCGAGTGTAACTTCCCGCTCAACACGCACATGAACGCGACCAACCATGCGCTCATACAGACGCTCGTACATCTGATGCATCCGACCCGTGTGCCGAAACCGTGCTGTGCGCCCACCAAGCTGAACCCGATCTCGGTACTGTACCACATCGACGATGCGaacattaatttgaaaaagtacaaaaatatggTCGTCAAAAGTTGCGGATGTTTGTAA
- the LOC128718744 gene encoding uncharacterized protein LOC128718744 has product MSDDFACMHASNRFSSVEAPTALVLLPIADLTPPLPELTALMPQQEKRRELRLKRFWRTTTKPPTSSEESGGCESPTKLGRKAFQQPSGTGTTASSSSDSPPKHPACSLPLLQVWPSQDSPRGEADGQSFVFPIVADDQQQSSNGRRNSLFVDQLQAGDSGIDSVQASPSPIAMPCHPLVVSNAISPSASPTAGSPTPSVDRTTRRPSTSLLHPDHARIFALRAPSSPDQVSLASLPLFDNHRTSSTPPHPLHTSLEDSTEFNGATTSNHLCTASSSTTSSLTSVAVATLGHHPQRSSDPWLRPERDKDNPELDQRRASTMTARLSLFDALDLEYALLRAAARGSVGPYSLSESLHKLTFTQSLAFPALARGLATKRRNSTEQSSSRPLNPNESGLNTFAKVVTACVLVMVSFLVFLVVYKYVRT; this is encoded by the exons ATGTCGGATGACTTTGCATGCATGCATGCTTCCAATCGGTTCAGTTCCGTGGAAGCACCAACAGCGTTAGTCTTGTTGCCGATCGCCGACCTAACACCACCGTTGCCGGAACTGACGGCATTAATGCCG CAACAGGAAAAGCGACGAGAGCTGCGTTTGAAACGATTCTGGCGCACCACAACCAAACCGCCGACGTCCTCCGAGGAGTCCGGCGGCTGCGAAAGTCCTACAAAACTCGGACGAAAGGCGTTCCAGCAGCCGTCCGGGACGGGTACGaccgccagcagcagcagcgataGTCCACCGAAACATCCGGCCTGTTCGCTACCGCTCCTACAAGTTTGGCCAAGCCAGGACTCACCTCGGGGCGAAGCGGACGGACAGAGTTTTGTCTTTCCCATCGTAGCAGACGATCAG CAACAAAGCTCCAATGGGCGGCGGAACTCGTTGTTTGTGGATCAGTTGCAGGCGGGTGACTCTGGAATTGACTCCGTACAGGCGTCACCGTCGCCGATCGCAATGCCGTGCCATCCGCTCGTCGTATCCAATGCCATCTCACCAAGTGCATCACCTACGGCCGGTTCACCGACGCCCTCAGTAGACCGCACCACGAGACGTCCGTCGACTTCGCTGCTCCATCCGGACCATGCGAGAATATTCGCGCTTCGAGCACCTTCCTCCCCAGACCAAGTGAGCCTGGCCAGCCTGCCGTTGTTCGACAATCATAGAACCTCTTCCACGCCACCCCATCCATTGCACACCTCGCTCGAAGACAGTACCGAGTTCAATGGGGCCACTACCAGCAATCATCTCTGCACTGCGAGCTCCAGCACGACCTCCTCCCTTACTTCGGTAGCCGTAGCGACACTTGGACATCATCCGCAGCG ATCCTCCGACCCATGGCTACGTCCGGAACGCGACAAAGACAACCCAGAGCTGGACCAACGGCGTGCCTCCACGATGACGGCCCGGTTGTCCCTGTTCGATGCGCTCGATCTAGAGTACGCCTTGCTAAGGGCAGCGGCACGCGGTTCTGTTGGTCCGTACTCCCTCAGTGAGTCGCTGCACAAGCTCACCTTCACGCAGTCGCTTGCATTTCCTGCGCTGGCTCGTGGTCTCGCGACCAAGCGACGCAACTCGACCGAACAGAGCTCGTCCCGGCCGCTGAACCCGAACGAATCGGGACTGAACACATTCGCTAAAGTTGTGACCGCGTGCGTGCTAGTGATGGTGAGCTTTCTCGTGTTTCTGGTAGTGTACAAGTACGTGCGGACGTGA